The following DNA comes from Halorhabdus tiamatea SARL4B.
CCGGACGTCATAAAAACCGTCGGGGGTCACGCCCGGCGAGCGATACCGGTCCGGCCACCGTCATGCTCGTCCCGCGATCACACCTCGGAGACGAGTGACGTGAAACCGGAGACTGACGAGCGTCGCGACGGTCGCCGCGCCCGCCAGGACGAGGTACAGCGACTGAACGCCGACGGTCCCGACCAGCCAGCCCGAGCCGAGTTCGCTCGCCGCCCGGCCGACGCCCATGCCGATCGAGGACAGCAGCGTCTGGGCGGTCGCCGCGAGGGCGACGGGCGCATAGCGGTGGGTCATGTTCACCGCGGCGTAGAAGAACAGCGCGACGCCCGATCCCGAGACGATCAGGACGCCGACGGCGAGGGCGGCCACCTGCGTCGTGCCGAGCACGAGATAGGCAAGCACCGTCGCGACGCCCCCGGCAGTCAGCAGCGTCCGGTTGTCGAAGTCCTGGGTCGACAGCCAGACGAACACGACGGCCTCGGTGAACGTCTTGATCAGCCACGCGATCCCCGTGATGCTATCCCCGCCGGTGAGTCGCCGGAGGTACACCGACAGGAACGCGTCGGCCCCGGCCATGGCTCCGGGGATGATGACGGCGATGACCAAAAGCAGGAGAAATCGCTGGTTGCCAAGCAGTTTGAGCGCGTCGCGTTTCAGGTCGGGCGAGATGTCCGCCCGGGGGTTCGGTAGTTTCCAGACGAGGACGGCGACGACGGCCATCCCGGCCGCATAGAGGTAGAAGATCGTCGAGAGCCCGAAGTACGGCGCGACCACGCCCAACGAGAGGCTCCCGATCCCGAACGCCAGACTCCCCGCGCCCCGGACCTGGCCGTAACTCAACCCCGCGGAGAGGACCATCGAGTTCGCGATCGGGACGATCGGAGCCCGGAAGACCGAGACCGCGAGCGTCGCGACGATCAGGAGGGGGAACTCCCACGGGACGTAGGCCGCCGCCGGGAAGAGGAAGACGGCCGCCCCGGAGACGAGCGCCGCCGTCAGCAGAATCTCGCGGGTCGCGCCGGTCCGGTCGGCGATCACGCCCCAGACGGGCTGGGCGAGGAGTCCGCCGGTGACGAGCAACGCGCCGATCAGCCCCATCTGTGACCCCGACAGGCCGATCTCGTCGAAGTAGGCGTTCCGGAAGGTCACCAGCCCGTTGAATGCCAGGAAGTACGTGAAGTAGATGGCGTGATAGCGATACTCGGTTCCCACGCTGTCGAGCACTTGCCGTACCGTCTGGACGCCGCGTCCGTCTGTCACGTTGGTGAACGACCTCTCAGTCCGCAACCTACGCGAAGTGGTCGTTTAGTG
Coding sequences within:
- a CDS encoding MFS transporter, with product MTDGRGVQTVRQVLDSVGTEYRYHAIYFTYFLAFNGLVTFRNAYFDEIGLSGSQMGLIGALLVTGGLLAQPVWGVIADRTGATREILLTAALVSGAAVFLFPAAAYVPWEFPLLIVATLAVSVFRAPIVPIANSMVLSAGLSYGQVRGAGSLAFGIGSLSLGVVAPYFGLSTIFYLYAAGMAVVAVLVWKLPNPRADISPDLKRDALKLLGNQRFLLLLVIAVIIPGAMAGADAFLSVYLRRLTGGDSITGIAWLIKTFTEAVVFVWLSTQDFDNRTLLTAGGVATVLAYLVLGTTQVAALAVGVLIVSGSGVALFFYAAVNMTHRYAPVALAATAQTLLSSIGMGVGRAASELGSGWLVGTVGVQSLYLVLAGAATVATLVSLRFHVTRLRGVIAGRA